The following proteins are co-located in the Anas platyrhynchos isolate ZD024472 breed Pekin duck chromosome 1, IASCAAS_PekinDuck_T2T, whole genome shotgun sequence genome:
- the CKAP2 gene encoding cytoskeleton-associated protein 2 isoform X1, producing the protein MAARLPPSRRAEPAFREQRRQKVEEYLSRKKSFSGVPIQENKAPISSSGTRRAVSNKLQDKNLSASPKPEMEDKENANKLSWDQSSTTSEENVVLKSSVITLASGTSYNAEDLTSKDKVTEIKSQHVTLTKSFLYIKSIKEKQLIAEKQNSNVSLTKKPVLGTYRGKVIQSKINSFRKAPKSEGEKSSLPDKKIVTSTTKPAVKALSTSNCNVVLKTIKVTNYSNSVKPNSVVPKKGTTQKTIGRGPQPLKAASNSSDRGVGGVKKPVDRCEDAKPEAPAKAVSILPGMKTGQDSKINGNRKSVLLKESAEERRIRLAEWRASRGKVMKRPPISVVLETRLKSEEQEFSSAGGSLDHVLHSEKVNKTLAECLQLSEQGCEGDKVRAMLQDLIQSTPGAKKLAKYWICWMHLERTGPPEKLVAVYEEAILAGAMPKDELRRMLIDIMKNTESLIKCEDGSAVIEAQTEAEEVSKIEAQIEAEEVSEEPNSSLEQVRETFKSLNSDDQKAESDDKKAETGNEVIKKEEIEEEIDLKPEGEILPKKNKKHKAKARTKNRGKHETEEQNEDGVKELAQAINSPEKKNDTTYIMRCNPPTTPYLDSAKMHHEATDSSVKDLKIVTPLRYSLRIREKMSKSLDTPKDKDSCVSSFEQLGELEPKAAALLHNQNNELKEENVEVEE; encoded by the exons ATGGCGGCACGGCTTCCCCCCAGCCGCAGGGCAGAGCCCGCCTTCCGAG aacagagaagacaaaaagtTGAAGAATATCTGTcaagaaaaaagtctttttctgGCGTGCCCATTCAAGAAAACAAGGCACCGATCAG cagtAGCGGAACTAGGCGAGCAGTCAGCAATAAACTGCAAGACAAAAACCTGTCAGCATCTCCAAAGCCAGAAATG GAGGATAAAGAGAATGCTAATAAACTTTCATGGGACCAATCAAGTacaacttcagaagaaaatgttgttttaaaatcttctgtGATAACGCTGGCATCTGGGACAAGCTATAACGCTGAAGATCTTACTTCCAAGGATAaagtcactgaaataaaatcacagcACGTAACACTTACCAAATCCTTCTTGTatataaaaagcataaaagagAAGCAACTGattgcagaaaagcagaattcaAATGTCAGCCTAACAAAGAAACCGGTGCTTGGTACGTATCGTGGCAAAGTTATCCAATCCAAGATAAACTCCTTCCGAAAAGCACCAAAAAGTGAAGGGGAAAAGAGTTCTTTGCCAGACAAGAAGATTGTTACTTCTACCACCAAACCAGCAGTGAAAGCTTTGTCCACAAGCAACTGCAATGTAGTTCTGAAGACCATCAAAGTCACAAATTATTCTAATTCTGTGAAACCTAATAGTGTAGTACCAAAGAAAGGAACGACCCAAAAAACGATTGGAAGGGGACCACAGCCACTGAAGGCTGCTTCGAACAGTTCTGACCGTGGAGTAGGAGGAGTGAAGAAACCTGTGGATCGCTGTGAAGATGCAAAACCAGAAGCCCCAGCAAAGGCAGTTTCAATTCTTCCTGGCATGAAGACAGGACAGGATTCTAAAATTAATGGCAACAGGAAATCTGTTTTGCTGAAAGAGTCAGCAGAAGAGAGAAG AATTCGCCTGGCTGAATGGAGGGCATCCAGAGGAAAAGTGATGAAGAGGCCACCTATATCCGTGGTTCTGGAAACCCGGCTTAAGAGTGAAGAACaggaattttcttctgctggcGGTTCCTTAGATCACGTGTTACACAGTGAAAAAGTCAACAAGACTCTTGCGGAATGTCTGCAGTTATCTGAGCAG ggatgtgaaggtgaTAAAGTCCGTGCCATGTTGCAAGATCTGATACAGAGCACTCCTGGGGCTAAAAAGCTTGCAAAATACTGGATCTGCTGGATGCATCTTGAACGGACAGGCCCTCCTGAAAAGCTTGTTGCTGTCTATGAGGAGGCTATTTTGGCAGGAGCAATG CCTAAAGATGAACTACGACGCATGCTAATAGATAttatgaaaaatactgaaagccTGATTAAGTGTGAGGATG ggagTGCTGTGATAGAAGCTCAGACAGAAGCAGAGGAGGTCAGCAAGATAGAAGCTCAGATAGAGGCAGAGGAGGTCAGCGAGGAACCCAATTCATCTCTCGAGCAGGTTCGGGAGACCTTCAAGAGTCTCAACTCTGATGACCAGAAAGCGGAGAGTGATGATAAGAAGGCAGAGACTGGCAATGAAGTGatcaaaaaagaagaaatagaagaagaaatagaCTTGAAACCAGAAGGAGAGATCTTGccaaaaaagaacaagaagcaCAAAGCGAAAGCACGTacaaaaaacagaggaaaacatgaaacagaagagcagaatGAAGATGGGGTGAAAGAGCTAGCCCAAGCAATTAATTCTCCTGAGAAGAAGAATGACACTACTTACATAATGAGATGCAACCCACCTACCACACCATACCTGGACAG tgCGAAGATGCACCATGAGGCAACTGACTCCAGCGTTAAAGATCTGAAAATCGTGACCCCTTTGCGATATTCCCTACGCATTCGGGAGAAGATGTCCAAGTCCTTAGATACTCCTAAGGATAAAGATTCATGCGTCTCTTCGTTTGAACAACTGGGAGAACTGGAACCCAAAGCCGCTGCACTTCTCCACAACCAGAACAATGAGCTGAAGGAAGAAAACGTTGAAGTGGAAGAGTAA
- the CKAP2 gene encoding cytoskeleton-associated protein 2 isoform X2, with the protein MAARLPPSRRAEPAFREQRRQKVEEYLSRKKSFSGVPIQENKAPISSGTRRAVSNKLQDKNLSASPKPEMEDKENANKLSWDQSSTTSEENVVLKSSVITLASGTSYNAEDLTSKDKVTEIKSQHVTLTKSFLYIKSIKEKQLIAEKQNSNVSLTKKPVLGTYRGKVIQSKINSFRKAPKSEGEKSSLPDKKIVTSTTKPAVKALSTSNCNVVLKTIKVTNYSNSVKPNSVVPKKGTTQKTIGRGPQPLKAASNSSDRGVGGVKKPVDRCEDAKPEAPAKAVSILPGMKTGQDSKINGNRKSVLLKESAEERRIRLAEWRASRGKVMKRPPISVVLETRLKSEEQEFSSAGGSLDHVLHSEKVNKTLAECLQLSEQGCEGDKVRAMLQDLIQSTPGAKKLAKYWICWMHLERTGPPEKLVAVYEEAILAGAMPKDELRRMLIDIMKNTESLIKCEDGSAVIEAQTEAEEVSKIEAQIEAEEVSEEPNSSLEQVRETFKSLNSDDQKAESDDKKAETGNEVIKKEEIEEEIDLKPEGEILPKKNKKHKAKARTKNRGKHETEEQNEDGVKELAQAINSPEKKNDTTYIMRCNPPTTPYLDSAKMHHEATDSSVKDLKIVTPLRYSLRIREKMSKSLDTPKDKDSCVSSFEQLGELEPKAAALLHNQNNELKEENVEVEE; encoded by the exons ATGGCGGCACGGCTTCCCCCCAGCCGCAGGGCAGAGCCCGCCTTCCGAG aacagagaagacaaaaagtTGAAGAATATCTGTcaagaaaaaagtctttttctgGCGTGCCCATTCAAGAAAACAAGGCACCGATCAG tAGCGGAACTAGGCGAGCAGTCAGCAATAAACTGCAAGACAAAAACCTGTCAGCATCTCCAAAGCCAGAAATG GAGGATAAAGAGAATGCTAATAAACTTTCATGGGACCAATCAAGTacaacttcagaagaaaatgttgttttaaaatcttctgtGATAACGCTGGCATCTGGGACAAGCTATAACGCTGAAGATCTTACTTCCAAGGATAaagtcactgaaataaaatcacagcACGTAACACTTACCAAATCCTTCTTGTatataaaaagcataaaagagAAGCAACTGattgcagaaaagcagaattcaAATGTCAGCCTAACAAAGAAACCGGTGCTTGGTACGTATCGTGGCAAAGTTATCCAATCCAAGATAAACTCCTTCCGAAAAGCACCAAAAAGTGAAGGGGAAAAGAGTTCTTTGCCAGACAAGAAGATTGTTACTTCTACCACCAAACCAGCAGTGAAAGCTTTGTCCACAAGCAACTGCAATGTAGTTCTGAAGACCATCAAAGTCACAAATTATTCTAATTCTGTGAAACCTAATAGTGTAGTACCAAAGAAAGGAACGACCCAAAAAACGATTGGAAGGGGACCACAGCCACTGAAGGCTGCTTCGAACAGTTCTGACCGTGGAGTAGGAGGAGTGAAGAAACCTGTGGATCGCTGTGAAGATGCAAAACCAGAAGCCCCAGCAAAGGCAGTTTCAATTCTTCCTGGCATGAAGACAGGACAGGATTCTAAAATTAATGGCAACAGGAAATCTGTTTTGCTGAAAGAGTCAGCAGAAGAGAGAAG AATTCGCCTGGCTGAATGGAGGGCATCCAGAGGAAAAGTGATGAAGAGGCCACCTATATCCGTGGTTCTGGAAACCCGGCTTAAGAGTGAAGAACaggaattttcttctgctggcGGTTCCTTAGATCACGTGTTACACAGTGAAAAAGTCAACAAGACTCTTGCGGAATGTCTGCAGTTATCTGAGCAG ggatgtgaaggtgaTAAAGTCCGTGCCATGTTGCAAGATCTGATACAGAGCACTCCTGGGGCTAAAAAGCTTGCAAAATACTGGATCTGCTGGATGCATCTTGAACGGACAGGCCCTCCTGAAAAGCTTGTTGCTGTCTATGAGGAGGCTATTTTGGCAGGAGCAATG CCTAAAGATGAACTACGACGCATGCTAATAGATAttatgaaaaatactgaaagccTGATTAAGTGTGAGGATG ggagTGCTGTGATAGAAGCTCAGACAGAAGCAGAGGAGGTCAGCAAGATAGAAGCTCAGATAGAGGCAGAGGAGGTCAGCGAGGAACCCAATTCATCTCTCGAGCAGGTTCGGGAGACCTTCAAGAGTCTCAACTCTGATGACCAGAAAGCGGAGAGTGATGATAAGAAGGCAGAGACTGGCAATGAAGTGatcaaaaaagaagaaatagaagaagaaatagaCTTGAAACCAGAAGGAGAGATCTTGccaaaaaagaacaagaagcaCAAAGCGAAAGCACGTacaaaaaacagaggaaaacatgaaacagaagagcagaatGAAGATGGGGTGAAAGAGCTAGCCCAAGCAATTAATTCTCCTGAGAAGAAGAATGACACTACTTACATAATGAGATGCAACCCACCTACCACACCATACCTGGACAG tgCGAAGATGCACCATGAGGCAACTGACTCCAGCGTTAAAGATCTGAAAATCGTGACCCCTTTGCGATATTCCCTACGCATTCGGGAGAAGATGTCCAAGTCCTTAGATACTCCTAAGGATAAAGATTCATGCGTCTCTTCGTTTGAACAACTGGGAGAACTGGAACCCAAAGCCGCTGCACTTCTCCACAACCAGAACAATGAGCTGAAGGAAGAAAACGTTGAAGTGGAAGAGTAA
- the VPS36 gene encoding vacuolar protein-sorting-associated protein 36 produces MDRFCWSSELLELGETLVVQQRGVRLYDGEEKVKFESGVLLLSTHRLLWRDQKNHECCIAIPLSQVVFIEEQAAGIGKSAKIVVHLHPASSNKEPGPFQSSKYSYIKLSFKEHGQIEFYRRFSEEITQRRWENIPTGQTFQVAKGPQAGRTRAIGIVGIERKLEEKRKETDKNISEAFEDLSKLMEKAKEMVELSKSIANKIKEKQGDITEDETIRFKSYLLSMGIANPVTRETHGSGTHYHMQLAKQLAGMLQTPLEERGGIMSLTEVYCLVNRARGLELLSPEDLVNACKMLESLKLPLRLRIFDSGVMVLELQSHNEEEMVASALETVSEKGSLTADEFAKLVGMSVLLAKERLLLAEKMGHLCRDDSVEGLRFYPNLFLTQS; encoded by the exons ATGGATCGGTTCTGCTGGAGCAgcgagctgctggagctgggggagacgCTGGTGGTGCAGCAGCGCGGCGTGCGCCTCTACGACGGGGAGGAGAAG gTGAAATTTGAGAGTGGAGTATTACTGCTTAGTACACACAGACTGCTTTGGAGGGATCAGAAGAACCAT GAATGCTGCATTGCTATACCTCTGTCTCAGGTCGTCTTTATTGAAGAGCAAGCAGCTGGGATAGGAAAAAG tgccaAAATAGTAGTTCATCTTCATCCTGCTTCCTCAAACAAAGAGCCTGGTCCGTTCCAAAGCAGCAAATATTCCTACATCAAACTTTCTTTCAAAGAACATGGGCAGATCGAG TTCTATAGACGATTCTCAGAAGAAATCACCCAAAGGAGATGGGAGAACATACCTACTGGTCAGACCTTTCAGGTTGCCAAGGGTCCACAG gcAGGAAGAACAAGGGCTATAGGAATTGTAGGGATCGAAaggaaattagaagaaaaaagaaaagagactgacaaaAACATTTCCGAG gCTTTTGAGGACCTTAGTAAACTAATGGAGAAG GCTAAGGAAATGGTGGAGTTATCCAAGTCAATAGCTAATaagattaaagaaaagcaaggtgACATCACCGAGGATGAG acCATTAGGTTCAAATCATACCTGCTGAGTATGGGTATAGCTAATCCAGTCACTAGGGAAACGCATGGATCTGGTACCCAttaccacatgcaactggcgaAACAACTAGCTGGAATGCTGCAGACACCATTAGAG GAGAGAGGAGGAATCATGTCACTCACGGAAGTGTACTGTCTGGTAAATCGTGCACGAGGATTAGAG TTGCTCTCACCTGAAGATTTAGTAAATGCTTGTAAGATGCTGGAGTCCCTGAAATTACCACTAAG GCTTCGGATATTTGACAGTGGTGTGATGGTGCTTGAGCTCCAGTCTCACAACGAAGAGGAAATGGTAGCTTCTGCTTTAGAGACA GTATCCGAAAAAGGTTCTCTCACAGCTGATGAGTTTGCAAAGCTGGTGGGGATGTCCGTTCTCTTAGCCAAAGAAAG gCTGCTTCTCGCTGAAAAGATGGGCCATCTCTGCAGGGATGATTCAGTGGAAGGCTTGAGATTCTACCCAAATTTATTTCTAACACAAAGCTAA